Part of the Cohnella candidum genome, ATCCTTGAAATTCGAACAGACTTCATAAACTTCCCGGATGTCTCCCTTGATCCGCCAATCCGTCGGCATATAATATTCGTTTGCTCTCATGTTATCCTCCCGGTTCATCGAGTCGCGCCCGACTTCTTGCCGAAAGAATAACCCGCGGCACTCACAAAATTCTCCCAAGCTCCCGGTCAGCCGCCAAACGTAAAAAACCCCGCATTCATCTCCTCGTCGAACGGGGAATTCCACATATAACTCCGGATCGTTTCCTTCGCGGCCGCCTCATCCCCAATGCCGCGGTAATAATGCACGAGCATTCGGGCAAGGGCAGCCTGCTGCGCCGCCACCTCCGCCCCGAGCCCTAAGCTCCACACGTAATCTTTGCCCCCGAACAAAGCTCCCCGGGACGTTCGAAACTGGTTCTCTCCCTCCACCGCATTCCGTTCGTCGATCGCGGACGTCCGGTTCATAAAGTCGCGAAAGCTTTCCAGATCCGTGAAAGAAGGGGGGATGCGCATCAGGTATCCTTCGTTGCCGTGAGTTAACTCCACCGTCAGTTCCGCTTCTTTCAAAGCCTTCTTCAGCCGGTAGACCGTGTTGTGGACGTTATGGAGCGCACGTTCTTCATCCAGATCCGGCCAAAGAAGATCCGCCAATTGCCATTTGCCCGCAAGGCGGTTCGGATACGCGAGCAGATAAGCGAACAGCTCCTCCGTCTTCCGGGTCGGCCAGCCGATCAGGCTTCCGTCCGCTTTCCTTGTCTCGAACGTGCCTAAGCAGCGGACCGGCGGATTCTCGGCAGCGGACTGAGGCCGCGATGCGGAACGCAGCAAATGGTTCTTCAAGAGTCGGGTCACGACCCTCTCAAGCGTATCTGGCGTGACTGGTTTGAGCAGGTAATCGACCGCGCTCACGCGGAACGCCTCGACCGCGTAGCCGGGATAAGCCGTCGTGAACACGACCTGAAGCTCTTCATCGATCGCCCTCAGTTTGTCCGCAAGCTCGATACCGCCCATCTTGGGCATCTCGACGTCAAGAAAGACGGCGTCGGGCTTCAACTGCGGATACCGTTCCAGCGCCTCGAGAGAACTCGTGAACGTTCCCGCGACCTGCAGCATCGGATGCCGGCCGACAATCCTCTCCATCAGATCCAGGATCGGCTTCTCATCCTCTACGATCATGACGCGCAACATGCTTTCTCCTCCCCCCTCTTCAGCTTGCCGTATCCGGCTTCGGCATATAAACGGTAACCCTCGTTCCCCGTTCCAATGCCGAATCGACCGTTACGCTCGCGCCCGGAATGCCCGCCAGCCGCCTGCGGACGTTCGTCACTCCGATGCCGGCGCCGTCCGGCCGATCGCCCGCTCTTAAGCGGTAGAGGATATCATCCGCCATGCCGATGCCATCGTCGGCGATATCGAATCGGATATAGCCGTTCCCGTCCGAAATCGTTAACGTTACCGTACCGTTGCCATCTTTTTCGAACAACCCGTGCCGGATGGCATTCTCGACGAACGGCTGAAGGGTAAGCGAAGGAATGACGACCGATTCGAGTTCGGGATC contains:
- a CDS encoding response regulator; its protein translation is MLRVMIVEDEKPILDLMERIVGRHPMLQVAGTFTSSLEALERYPQLKPDAVFLDVEMPKMGGIELADKLRAIDEELQVVFTTAYPGYAVEAFRVSAVDYLLKPVTPDTLERVVTRLLKNHLLRSASRPQSAAENPPVRCLGTFETRKADGSLIGWPTRKTEELFAYLLAYPNRLAGKWQLADLLWPDLDEERALHNVHNTVYRLKKALKEAELTVELTHGNEGYLMRIPPSFTDLESFRDFMNRTSAIDERNAVEGENQFRTSRGALFGGKDYVWSLGLGAEVAAQQAALARMLVHYYRGIGDEAAAKETIRSYMWNSPFDEEMNAGFFTFGG